Part of the Aerosakkonema funiforme FACHB-1375 genome, CCAAGAATCAGCACCGTTAGCTTCTCCTACTTTAATTGTTTTAGTGCGAAATCTCAAACAAGTGGAAGCCGCACTTCAAGCGGGAATTCAAACAATTTACTGTGAATTTGAAGACCCCCGCGCTTATCGAGAAGCTGTACAGTTAGTTCATCGAAAGCATTTAACTGAAAAGTCAAATACGGGCGAAGCATTTGGGGAGGGAAATTCGCACAGAACTGAAAAATTGTCGCCCAAATGCTTCGCCCCTACAAAGATTTGGGTTGCGCCACCGCGAATTACTAAACCTGGGGAAAACTATATTTTGGAGCAAGTTCGCAACTGCGATGCGGATGGTTATTTGGTGCGAAACTACGATCAACTCCAGTTTTTTGCCGAATATCCCTGTATTGGAGATTTCTCTCTCAATGTTGCCAATCCTCTCACGGCTGACTATTTTAAACAGCAATATAAACTGGAAAGGCTCACCGCATCTTACGATTTGAATATTAGCCAACTCGAAGATTTGCTCGTTAATTGTCCGCGTCATTGGTTTGAGGTAACTATTCATCAGCATATGCCGATGTTCCACATGGAGCATTGTGTTTTTTGTGCGTTTTTATCAGATGGAACCGATTATACTAATTGCGGGCGTCCTTGTGAAAAATATGAGGTGAAATTGCGCGATCGCGTCGGCACAGAACATATCCTGCAAGCTGATGCCGGTTGTCGCAATACTGTGTTTAATGGCACTGCTCAAACTGGTGCAGAATATGTCCAACGTCTGATAGAATTGGGGGTTAGTAACTTCCGAATTGAATTTGTCAATGAAACACCTAACCAGGTAATTCAGACAATTCAACGCTATCGGCAACTGCTACAAGGAGAGATTACAGGTTCTCAACTTTGGCGAGAATTAAAGTTGCAAAATCAGTTGGGTGTAACTCGTGGGCCTTTGGAAAAGAAATCTTGAGTGTTATAGTAATAATGCTAAATTCGGGATAAAAACCCTTTTATCCCTAAGAAGGGTGAAGCATTGCGCTAGAAAAACTTTGGCTCACAGGAATACACTTATCGCCACAATGTTTCACCCCTACACTCTAGACTATAAAGGGGGTCGAGTCATTTTAGTGGAATGGCGCTCTAGCATCTATATTTGAGAGTCAAATTTGATAATATTCTTGTGGGATAGGCATCTTGCCTGTCCCAGATTAAAATTGAGATGTTGACAACTTACCATAAATAAACTCTGACTTATCACAATTGAACCGTCTGCTATAGCAGAATGAGCAGGAAGACAAACCATGTTAACTCGTACCGCTCCTTATCAAATAACCTGGGAAAAACTCCCCGATGATTTCGTATTAGATGATGAACCTGTGGATAATATCAATCAACCACCTCTTGCTGCTGCATTGACAGAAAGCTTGCAACTTGCCGGTAGGCTATCTGCCAATGCCTTAACTTTCACAAATTACGGAATTTGTGCGACAGTCAATGACAAAATTGTGGTAAAAGCCCCAGATTGGGGTTATGTTCCCACGATCGGCGTTTCGCGAGCTGAAGTTAGGCGCAGCTATACTCCCCAACTTCAAGGAGAGATTCCCGTCATAGTGATGGAGTTTATTTCGGATACTGAGGGTAGCGAGTATTCTACGAAGCCAACTTATCCACCTGGTAAGTGGTTTTTTTACGAGCAAGTTTTGTGCGTTCCTAACTATGCTATTTTCGCTCCGGAAACTGGGGTTTTGGAAGTTTATCAACTGGATAGTTCCGGACAGTATCAGGTACGCCAAGCGGATGTAAATAATCGTTATTGGATTGCGGAGATGGGGTTGTTTCTGGGGATATGGCAAGGAAGCCGAGAAAACCGGACAGGTTTTTGGTTACGCTGGTGGGATGAACAGGGAGATCTTTTGTTATGGGGTTTCGAGTTAGCCGAACAAGAACGTCAACGGACTGAGCAGGAGCGCCAACGAGCCGAACAGGAACGCCAACGGGCCGATCGATTGGCAGCTCAGCTAAGAGCTGCGGGGATTGAGCCGGAGGTATAGGTGGGTCAAGTGCGATCGCATTTACAGGAAGTGCGATCGCACTTATTTTTTCGATTCAAATAGACTTACCTTTATTTTAATAACTTTTTTGTTTTGGCGAATTCGATCTGTAACCAATGGCACAGGTAATCACAAATCACCCTGATGTCTGGGTTCTCGAATTTGGCAAACTGCGATCGATACGCTCAAGCTATTCTTGCAACGGCAAATTTTCAGCTACTTTTACTAAAGTAACACCAACATTGCGCCAGTGGTCAGCAGGTTCGCTTCTGATTTCAGCTTGCACCCACTCCACTTCACAATAAGCTGCTAATTCTCTGACCACGCTTTTAAATCCGTGTCTGTGAACCAAATCTGCAATG contains:
- a CDS encoding Uma2 family endonuclease — its product is MLTRTAPYQITWEKLPDDFVLDDEPVDNINQPPLAAALTESLQLAGRLSANALTFTNYGICATVNDKIVVKAPDWGYVPTIGVSRAEVRRSYTPQLQGEIPVIVMEFISDTEGSEYSTKPTYPPGKWFFYEQVLCVPNYAIFAPETGVLEVYQLDSSGQYQVRQADVNNRYWIAEMGLFLGIWQGSRENRTGFWLRWWDEQGDLLLWGFELAEQERQRTEQERQRAEQERQRADRLAAQLRAAGIEPEV